A region of Periophthalmus magnuspinnatus isolate fPerMag1 chromosome 13, fPerMag1.2.pri, whole genome shotgun sequence DNA encodes the following proteins:
- the txndc17 gene encoding thioredoxin domain-containing protein 17, whose amino-acid sequence MSKYEEVSVHGYEEFCQAVANRKGKDIFAYFSGDKDASGNSWCPDCVKAEPVVRGEMGHLPEDSVFIYCQVGERAYWKDPNNDFKKTLKLTGVPTLLRYGTPQKLVEEECFKSELVRMMFTED is encoded by the exons ATGTCTAAGTACGAAGAAGTCAGCGTGCATGGCTATGAAGAGTTTTGTCAGGCAGTGGCTAACAGGAAAGGAAAAGATATCTTTGCATATTTCTCTGGTGATAAAGATGCAAGTGGGAATAGCTGGTGTCCAGACTGTGTAAAag CTGAACCTGTTGTCAGAGGGGAAATGGGCCATCTTCCTGAGGATTCTGTTTTCATCTACTGTCAAGTCGGAGAAAGAGCTTA CTGGAAGGATCCAAACAATGACTTCAAGAAGACATTAAAGTTGACTGGGGTTCCAACACTTCTACGATATGGCACA CCTCAAAAACTTGTGGAGGAGGAATGCTTCAAATCAGAACTAGTGCGGATGATGTTCACTGAAGACTGA
- the LOC117380831 gene encoding uncharacterized protein LOC117380831, translating into MDELAEYLRSRHVDEEAIQRMEQDKIDPTVIKLMSDEELKDYLPSYGDRIAVFGHCRRQEEPSRKSKLFERLKLKFSKNQNGKVGVQKEHGKTSIRRKSDRKVELGWLNFRKKDNTYVHMRTKNGGGTRKESVPKKSTNINLIEKALELFFPGGENVHGKSCDFEVDLTDFQETPLPEHITVEEMYEMTKLPVLRFYLKTKKRQIVTEGNPEESNAESDNMVSHSVVPHEASSSSTVLSLNNLDVIHIATFYNTEPLESNSSLDIHLEGQESTLNLNDLDESGIVTVRSVDHLEMEAPNLEDTLPLIEEELPIFLNMPENNKTIIVVHRGQILQELIQVFSNDEMMNKKNVRFKVILPDGNLEKALDDGGVVRDVLSEFWQDFYEQCTMGSDFKVPYLRHDFGKEEWESVGRIIAFGWKQEKQLPIKLAPVILEQAILGDVESDLLDSFLKYVSHSERVMFQTCFSDFESIDENELLEVLDLHNCRRHPTSNNIEQIIRELAHKKLIQEPAFVIEQWSTVLVEMKSELKGIAAAYDALQPTSRKIMQSLTYPTNQNASEKQMVKYVNTYLRECDMPHLSRFLRFCTGSDVFTGKDITVSFTMINGLQRRPVAHTCGCYLELPVTYESYPDFRHEMNKILESNIWVMDIV; encoded by the exons ATGGATGAGCTGGCAGAATATTTGAGATCCAGGCATGTGGATGAAGAGGCTATACAACGAATGGAACAAGACAAG atTGATCCCACTGTAATAAAGCTGATGAGTGATGAGGAACTGAAGGACTATCTACCATCATACGGTGATCGAATAGCTGTATTTGGACACTGTAGACGACAAGAAGAACCAAGTCGAAAGTCAAAACTCTTTGAAAGACTTAAATTAAAGTTTAGCAAGAATCAAAACGGTAAAGTAGGAGTGCAAAAAGAACATGGGAAAACTAGTATCAGAAGAAAGAGTGACAGAAAAGTTGAGCTTGGGTGGttaaattttagaaaaaaagacaatacaTATGTGCATATGCGCACTAAAAATGGTGGAGGTACAAGGAAGGAAAGTGTGCCTAAAAAGAGTACAAACATTAACCTAATTGAAAAAGCATTGGAGTTGTTTTTTCCTGGAGGAGAAAATGTGCATGGCAAAAGCtgtgattttgaagtggatttaACTGACTTTCAGGAAACCCCTTTACCTGAACATATAACAGTTGAGGAAATGTATGAGATGACAAAGTTGCCAGTTTTGCGATTTTACTTAAAAACGAAAAAGAGACAAATTGTAACAGAAGGAAACCCTGAGGAGAGCAATGCTGAATCTGACAATATGGTCAGCCACTCTGTTGTACCACATGAGGCATCAAGCAGTTCTACAGTTTTGAGCCTAAACAATTTGGATGTTATTCATATTGCAACTTTTTACAACACTGAACCTTTAGAAAGCAATTCGAGTTTAGACATTCATTTAGAAGGACAAGAAAGCACACTTAATTTGAATGATTTGGATGAAAGCGGTATTGTGACTGTACGTTCTGTGGACCACTTAGAAATGGAAGCCCCCAATCTTGAGGATACCTTGCCACTAATTGAGGAAGAGTTGCCTATTTTTTTGAATAtgcctgaaaataacaaaaccaTCATTGTGGTTCATCGAGGCCAGATTCTTCAAGAGCTCATTCAAGTGTTCAGTAACGATGAGATGATGAACAAGAAAAATGTCCGCTTTAAAGTAATTCTTCCTGATGGAAATCTTGAAAAGGCTTTAGATGATGGAGGTGTAGTAAGGGATGTGCTGTCAGAGTTCTGGCAAGACTTTTATGAACAGTGCACCATGGGAAGTGACTTCAAAGTGCCATACTTGCGACACGACTTTGGAAAGGAGGAATGGGAAAGTGTAGGTCGAATCATTGCTTTTGGCtggaaacaagaaaaacaacttcCAATAAAACTTGCTCCTGTTATTCTTGAGCAAGCTATTCTTGGAGATGTGGAGAGTGATCTTTTAGATAGTTTTCTCAAGTATGTATCACACTCGGAGCGAGTCATGTTTCAAACTTGCTTTTCAGATTTTGAAAGTATTGATGAAAATGAGTTATTAGAAGTTCTAGATCTCCATAATTGTCGCAGACATCCAACATCAAACAACATTGAGCAAATCATAAGAGAGCTTGCTCACAAGAAACTTATTCAGGAGCCTGCATTTGTCATTGAGCAGTGGAGTACTGTGCTTGTGGAGATGAAGTCAGAGCTGAAGGGTATAGCAGCAGCTTATGATGCACTGCAGCCAACATCACGCAAAATTATGCAATCGCTCACTTAtccaacaaatcaaaatgctTCTGAAAAACAGATGGTTAAGTATGTCAACACATATCTTCGAGAGTGTGACATGCCTCATCTTTCCAGGTTTCTTAGGTTTTGCACAGGGTCTGATGTATTTACAGGAAAAGACATCACTGTCTCATTCACAATGATTAATGGCCTTCAGAGAAGACCTGTTGCTCACACTTGTGGTTGTTACTTGGAGTTGCCAGTTACTTATGAGAGTTACCCAGATTTTCGGcatgaaatgaacaaaatactGGAGAGCAATATTTGGGTGATGGATATTGTGTGA